In Nicotiana tabacum mitochondrion, complete genome, the DNA window TTAGCTCAACAATTGATAGATTGCGTTATATTGTCCGCTAAAAGCATTCTGTCCTGATGGTTTAAAAACCTAAAAAGATGGCAGTTATCACCTGCTGACGAAGTGGTGAGGTTTGCAGAGAATACACTAAAGGTCTCCTAGCTTCTAAAAGAAGAAATTCTCACAGGCCTTTATTTCAAAGTTTCAGATTCGATTCCAAGGCAGCTTTTCTTTAGTCCTCAGGATATGATTCTTTAGTATGTTACCAGGGGCTGAGCTCAATAGCAACTTACTCAAAGACTGCGGCTACTTTAGCCTCAGTATGTTCCTACTGTTCCTACAGTGAGGATAGGGGAATCCCCGGTGGTAAGGAATCCAAATAGAATCCAAGGGAATAGACTTCCTTGCTGCCGAACTTCTCAGAAGAAGCTGGGCCTGTAGAATGTAGAAAAGAAGACTAGCCTTTCGATTTGAGTATTAGAAATAGAATGCCTTGGTTTATACTTCTAAGGAAGGGCTTTTCTTTTGTAACTACCTAATCCCCCTGGAGGGTCAATGGCCTGACTAAGAAAATTGCTGAAGCTGCAGTTACAGAGGGGAGAATTGGAATTGAATCCAAGGCTTTGCCTCTAGGATCATCTTACCTTCTAACTAAGGAAGTTTTCTACTAATTCAATCGATGTTTTCACCTTACTTAACTAGAGAGCAGATGCTGGAGGGGGAGGCCGGGCTTTCGCCTTTAAAGGGATAAGCTGTGATGTGATAGGCACGAAGTCAAGCAACCTATGAGTAAGTACTCCCGGTCTATACCTTGGCTAAAGTATCTTGCCAGGTATGCTAAGCTACCTATCCCTAAAGAGAATAGGCATCTTGTTACGGATAAAACTACGTTTAAGAAAGAACGATCATATGATGTCCAGAAAACGCATTAGAAAGCTCTATAGAGGTACGCAGTTGCTCCACCGATAGGGAAAGGGGAGAGGGATTGCGAAAACAGAATTACGATAGCTCAAGTTCAGTGAGCTTTAGGTATTGGTATTGAGAAGAAGAAGGCTTTTTCTTTCTCTTTTATTTTTGTCCCGAAGTCATTCTCCATTCCAATTTGGAATAGCAAGCGTAAGCGCAGGAGTTTTCTTGCTCTCGCTATCGTACCTCAGCCTTTCCACAAGCACTAACTAAGCCTTCATCCTCTCCCTATGCTCTTCCTGCGCTGTAGCTTTTCTCAATCCTCTCGCTATCGGTAAAGCAACTATGTACCTTTCAGTCGGTACAGTGTCTTTCGCTTCCCTTACTCCACTCTTTTCTCCTTTTAGGGAAAGAAAGAGCTTTGTAAAGCGATTCATATCGATTACTTAACGCCCTCTTCCCTGCTAGTATCCCTGTCCCATTAAGGTTAGGTGGGGGAATGGAACTGAAAGAAAGACTGCGGGAGAATATAGGTCTACTTTTTCTGCTGGCTTGGTTGAACTGGCTAACCCTGCATTGCTTTCAAAGGAATGCCTTTTGCTATTGTTACTTCCCTCTCAACTTGCCATAGGACTTGTAAAATTCCCACATCCGATTCGTAAACAGACAGGCTTGACCCGACCCTCAGACTGTCTTATAATAAGATAGTCATAATAGTCTAGTGCTAAGGCCTAAAAAGAAAATGAGCAAAATCCTCCTCCTTCAGGTGTGGCTTAGCATTAGGAAGTTCTTATAGAATGCGCTGTGAGGGAGAAGACAGAAGCAACTGACATAGTGAATGTCCGAGGAGTCAATAAGTGCCTCACTTTACAGTAAAGGAAGACGAATCCGCGAAAGGAAAGGTAACTGAAAGCGTATCTGCTTTGGGGCTTGAAGGATTTTCTGTTCTGACCTTCCTGAGCACGAGAGGCGTAACGATCTGGGCACTGTCTCGGAGAGAGGCTCGGTGAAGTAGACATGTCTGTGAAGATGCGGACTACCTCCACCTGGACAGAAAGACCGATTGAAGCTTAACTGTTCCCTGGGATTGGCTTTGGGCTTTTCCTGCGCAGCTTAGGTGGAGGGCGAAGAAGGCCTCCTTCCGGGGGGGGCCGAGCCATCAGTGAGATACCACTCTGAAAGAGCTAGAATTCTAACCTTGTGCCAGGACCTACGGGCCAAGGGACAGTCTCAGGTAGACGGGCGTAGGGGGCCCACACCAATCCATCCCGAACTTGGTGGTTAAACTATACTGCAGAAATTGAGAATAGATCATGATGAAACTGATGATCTTTCTTTTTTTCCCCTCCCTTTCTTTGAACCTTGTCAATGATCGAACTTAAAGATATGAACTGAGTGCCATTTGATGAGTAACTGAGAACAAAGGAGAGGGATATGGAAAGAATGAAGTAATCAAAGAAGAAGTTATAGCAGAAATATATTTTGCACTAGGGAATCGGTGACTGTGAGATGCTCCTCCCAGAGTTCAAGAAAATGTAGAAACTGGGGGGAGTCTCTATCAATTAGTGCCAGATAAATTTCTGAATAGTGGAAGGAGTCAATCTCCAGGATGAATGTCTCTACGACATTCTTGACGTCTTCCGGTTGTGGGGAGTAGTCCAGTGACCGCAACATGTGTGTCGCGCACCGGACCAGCCGGTTTTGCTGGCGAACAAAGCGGTCTATCGCCCTTTGTTCCTCCACCGAGAGACTTCCCCCCCCAGGAATTAATGGTTGATATGGTTCTTCTGGGGGTTCCTCGGGGGGAAGATTCAGATCGGGAATTATGGGCTCCGGCAGGGGTGTCACGGAATTCCCCAATCCCAGAGTCAAATCCATGGGTTCCCTACTAATTACTGCGATCACATAAAAACATAAACTTTGAGGCTCAATAGCTAAATACATGGCAATTGAATCATAAGCCGAGATCATAAAGAGCATACCGCGAGTAGGAAGTGGAATTAATACAATGGATTCAAAAGCATCAAACCTCTCTTGTTCGAAAGAATTGAAACACATCGAAATGGTACCAGCCGTACTTAATAATAGAAGGATTTGGCAGAAATATGTAAAATTGTCCCTCCTAAAAAGATTATTCCAGAATAAATGGGCAATAGTTAGGAGAGGTGCGCCAGCGGCGAGCAGAAGCAAGGTTATTAGATACCTCAGGAAAGCCCGGCCAGAACCACACGTGCAAGTTTCCCTGCATGTGGCTCGTCCGTGATAACTTCTTCGGATTTGCGTGAACTAGCGGACCGATCACTAAGTGGGGATGCTCCCTCCAGCATGAGCGAACCCTTTCGGAACTGGTTAAGAATGGGCGGCACTATCCCAGCCCGGATCCAGCCAGGTTCTATTGATCATGTCCCCTTCCCAACAGTTGTACCTTGTCTTGGGGCGTCTTTGGCTTTACGATAGAAAGCTCGCCGGAGAAAGCCAGGTGCCGTAGGTAAGCTCTATTTGGCCCGGAGCATTGATTTCCCATAACGAATAGGCTAGCTCTATCTCTCAATTACCTATCCTGTGCTCGAGAAGGTCCCTCAGTTCCTCGGCAGCACCTCGAGGTGCATTTAGTTGTCTTACATGAGACGAGGGCTATTCCCCACTCCATGGCATGACACCTTTCGCTCATCCATTCCGCCCGTCCAGACGCGGCGCCCTTTCTCATTATCATCTACCGCCCTTTCTTTCCTCCCGGCTATTCACGCATGAAGATCGTCGTATGTATGCTCGACTTCGGTTGCCGGTGCTATAATAGGTAGAAGTACATTATGGCAGGATCAGTCACCCGGGCAAACAACCCTCCTCCAAGAAGAATTGTGCTATGCCCCCCCGATCCCTATAGAGCGAAAGAGCTGCCTGGTGATCCCTAGGTTGCAGCACGTCCGGTCGTTAACTCCTCGCGCCGCTGCCGCCGTTTCTAGGACCGACCGACGCCTCACCTGCACAGGTACCTACGTAGTGTAGTCTCGGTCGCACATTCAACATAGCGTTCGGACTCATGTGCCTTCCAGAACCAGGGGTATTCGAGCCTGCTGCGTACGATTAGCCAGCCTTGCGGCGGCAAAAGGATTAGACGTCCCCCCATGCTACGGTTCCCTGCGGTCCAAACCCGGTGCCGCTTTAGGTTAGGGAGCTGGACGATAATAGCTCCTCCGCATCCCAAAGCGCGCTGCCCTCCTAGGCGCGCAACACTAAGTAATCCAAGCCAACCCACATTACTGACTAACGGTGGATAATCATATTTCTTAGAGGTACTAAATACAACTCCATGAATGAGCAAAATGAAGGTTGCATTAATGATAAAGATCTCTGGGGAAACCGCTAAAAAAAGATTGAACATGTGGGAGGATCCGAACGAATTCTGCTTTCATTTCCCCCGTATGGAGCACTGAGTTACTTACGTTACGGTCTTCAGCAGGCAGGCTGCACTCTAGGCGGCTAGGAAGGCTCGCTAGACCAGCAGCCAGACCAAGAATGAATGTGTAATGATGGTGATTCCACACCAGGCTCAATAAAAAATTGAATGTAGAAAGGGGATCCTAAACTAAAAAGGAGTCCATGACCCCTTTTTAGAGCGTATAAGGGGAGGTCGAATTCCAAACCTTTTCTCTCGAGTATACCCATTACCAAAAAATATACGTCACTTTGGGACACATGCGCATAGCCGCCGCGCGTGGCTAAAGGTCAACCAAAAAAAAGAGCTCAAACTCTTTTTTTTTTTTTAGTTCCACTGAGAAAGTCTTTTCTTATAAAAGACGCCACTCTACGAGGGAAGATGCAGATAAAAGGCCAATAGCCTGATGTCAGCTTCTACGGCATAAGCTTTAGATCTATCAACGAATAATAAACATTTTATAAGAAAAGATAAATTTTTTGTTGAAATCTCAAAGAAAGGTATAGGTGAAATTTGGAATAGTCATTTCAATCTTTTTCTTCCAATTCTAAGAAAGAAAAATCCCGAAAAATCCGTCAATAAATGACGAACTCCATTATACAGATGATAGGACAGGGCTAAGGCAGTAATCTCGACGGAGATTAGGATGAGCTTTGATGAATAAAAGAAGAATTGGTAGAAATTCTCATAGGTGAAGCAAATCAAACCAATTTTCAGACAAAGAAGATAAAAAAAGAAAACTATAGTGGCTAGGAAAGCTCCGGAGATTCTATGGGAAATTGAAAACGTCGAAGTAAGCTGTGGCTTATAAATAGGAAGATGAGGAGATAAGGGGCGAAGGATATTCATGATATTCAGAAAGATTTATGTTCATTCGCTCTGCTCGCAGAGCGGTATACCGAAAAAAAGAAGCGACTACCTTACTTAAGCAATTCTTCTTATTCTTATTCTTTCTTAGTTGAAGTTCCTATATTGGTTTTTTCTTTCTTTTATGAATGTTATAACTCCTAATTCTTTGGTAGCGGACCTCTTTGATAGTTCGACCCTTATCCCCCGTCTAACTCAACTATTCGACTGTACGGCTATTGTGATTGCGAGAGAAAGGAGGGATGGCGCCTTCCTTTACCATCTGGCGGTTGAAAACAAAAGTGCTTCCAGGTACACGGCTGTTAGGCTCATCCAAGGCGTATTTACGGAAGTAGCAGGGAACTTGACCGTCAAGTTTGAAAAAAGCTGGCCAAGCCTGTGTCACTTTCTTACGTCAGGAGAAAGGGAGATCAAAGAAGTATGGGGCCGATACGCGAAGGATCAAATCATAGAGATAGCGGATCTTAAGAGGCGGAAGAAAAGGAACCTCGGCGACCCAGAGATCGCGGAGTCCGCGCCCGTGCCGAAAGTGAAGAAGCTTTCCTCTCCTTTCAGTCGAG includes these proteins:
- the orf197b gene encoding hypothetical protein (orf197b;similar to orf197a) gives rise to the protein MCFNSFEQERFDAFESIVLIPLPTRGMLFMISAYDSIAMYLAIEPQSLCFYVIAVISREPMDLTLGLGNSVTPLPEPIIPDLNLPPEEPPEEPYQPLIPGGGSLSVEEQRAIDRFVRQQNRLVRCATHMLRSLDYSPQPEDVKNVVETFILEIDSFHYSEIYLALIDRDSPQFLHFLELWEEHLTVTDSLVQNIFLL
- the sdh3 gene encoding succinate dehydrogenase subunit 3, encoding MNILRPLSPHLPIYKPQLTSTFSISHRISGAFLATIVFFFYLLCLKIGLICFTYENFYQFFFYSSKLILISVEITALALSYHLYNGVRHLLTDFSGFFFLRIGRKRLK
- the orf173 gene encoding hypothetical protein, coding for MNVITPNSLVADLFDSSTLIPRLTQLFDCTAIVIARERRDGAFLYHLAVENKSASRYTAVRLIQGVFTEVAGNLTVKFEKSWPSLCHFLTSGEREIKEVWGRYAKDQIIEIADLKRRKKRNLGDPEIAESAPVPKVKKLSSPFSRACPPFSTSLPEVGVGERKAHSINYHAVS